A genome region from Nicotiana tabacum cultivar K326 chromosome 13, ASM71507v2, whole genome shotgun sequence includes the following:
- the LOC107830244 gene encoding putative polygalacturonase has protein sequence MEGQNQILINRIKGNLRRPSWASLLLLFTVIALISLLQINREYSISLLIPLDFGLISGSRSGPQMSSSCSDFFKQVPARKVVKSIRDFGGIGDGKTSNTDAFQRAMEFMARFTDSGGSQLVVPKGRWLTGSFNLTSNFTLFLEQGASILGSQDPKEWPLINALPSYGRGRERLGARHISLIHGNGLTNVVITGENGTVDGQGKMWWELWWNRTLVHTRGHLVELINSQNILIHNLTFLNSPFWTIHPVYCRNIVIRNMTILAPWNAPNTDGIDPDSSVNVCIEDCYIESGDDLVAVKSGWDQYGMKMARPSSNIIVRRVTGTTPTCSGVGIGSEMSGGVSNVIIEDLYVRDSAAGVRIKTDRGRGGYITNITINNMKMERVKVPIRFSRGANDHPDERWDPKAVPKVRGIRISNVVSLESKRPPLLEGIEEAPFLDIHMENISIFGLAPTMRWNCEFISGSSCSIFPAPCSQLLKNESTFQCSIH, from the exons ATGGAAGGACAAAACCAGATATTGATCAACAGAATCAAGGGAAACTTAAGAAGGCCTTCATGGGCATCTCTGCTGCTTCTATTCACAGTCATCGCTCTAATTAGCCTCCTACAGATCAACAGGGAATATTCAATCAGCTTGTTGATCCCCTTGGATTTCGGATTAATCTCGGGCTCTCGGTCCGGCCCTCAGATGAGCAGCAGCTGCTCTGACTTCTTCAAGCAGGTACCGGCAAGGAAGGTGGTGAAGTCGATCAGGGATTTCGGCGGGATTGGGGATGGCAAAACCTCAAACACGGATGCATTTCAACGGGCCATGGAATTTATGGCACGTTTCACGGATAGTGGTGGGTCCCAGCTAGTTGTTCCCAAAGGCAGGTGGCTTACGGGAAGTTTCAATCTCACTAGCAATTTCACCCTCTTCCTCGAACAAGGCGCTAGCATCTTGGGCTCTCAG GATCCAAAGGAATGGCCATTAATCAATGCTCTGCCTTCATATGGAAGAGGGAGAGAAAGGCTTGGAGCGAGACATATTAGCCTCATCCATGGAAATGGTCTCACCAATGTTGTAATTACAG GGGAAAATGGAACTGTAGATGGTCAGGGAAAGATGTGGTGGGAGCTTTGGTGGAATAGAACACTGGTCCACACCAGAGGCCATCTCGTTGAGCTGATTAACTCCCAGAACATCCTGATCCATAATCTTACATTCCTCAACTCCCCGTTTTGGACAATTCATCCTGTCTATTGCAG GAATATTGTAATCAGAAATATGACTATTTTGGCTCCTTGGAATGCCCCTAACACAGATGGCATAGACCCAG ACTCCAGCGTGAATGTGTGCATCGAAGATTGTTACATCGAAAGTGGTGATGACCTTGTAGCAGTGAAAAGTGGTTGGGACCAGTACGGCATGAAAATGGCCCGTCCAAGCTCAAACATCATTGTAAGGAGAGTGACAGGCACAACTCCAACATGTTCAGGAGTTGGTATTGGCAGTGAGATGTCTGGAGGTGTTTCTAATGTCATCATAGAAGACTTATATGTTAGAGATTCAGCAGCTGGCGTGCGGATTAAAACTGATAGAGGAAGAGGTGGATACATTACCAACATTACGATAAATAACATGAAAATGGAAAGAGTGAAAGTGCCGATTAGGTTTAGCAGGGGAGCGAATGACCACCCCGATGAGAGATGGGATCCGAAAGCAGTACCTAAAGTAAGAGGCATTCGTATCAGTAACGTGGTCAGTCTGGAATCAAAGAGACCGCCCTTGCTAGAGGGCATTGAGGAAGCACCATTTTTGGACATACACATGGAAAACATAAGTATATTTGGGCTAGCCCCAACTATGAGGTGGAACTGTGAATTTATCTCTGGTTCTAGCTGCAGTATTTTCCCTGCACCCTGTTCCCAATTGCTGAAGAATGAATCCACATTTCAGTGTTCAATTCATTAG